In Gammaproteobacteria bacterium, one genomic interval encodes:
- a CDS encoding DUF3322 domain-containing protein: protein MRDWGLLPDEVRDKLRAKEWDHTQHLKKRLLGERPFPITINLRPPSGRQALEDLAGFHAFIDAWQLWPKQSQLSWQKIQYAQLGEKRVPSQLTLGAIQALIEFIGGDAEKRSQQWQQRISPILGVSDKLYPALIKQLKKIGSLSLEEAQMIAQILPQLSQGVGRGGYLRALPLIGVDTKFMETHQSLITPLLDVLHDGAISEYGGLMAWLDCIEVPGDWLLVRPLCSATTQAMGGLSILRVPSETLLSTPLPGERLIVVENDQSGYALPALPNTIAVIGGGRNLAWMAARWLRQKKIGYWGDLDSWGFLFLSEARQHQPHVESLLMDRETLLSHHKRMVKEPDSYTGLPGSLTEAERTVFQEIRDGIHGNTRLEQERLSADHVFNRLLSWQGNPLLIPID, encoded by the coding sequence GTGAGAGATTGGGGTCTATTGCCTGATGAGGTAAGAGATAAGCTGAGGGCCAAAGAGTGGGACCATACCCAGCATCTGAAAAAACGGCTTTTGGGCGAACGCCCGTTCCCCATTACCATTAATCTTCGTCCCCCTTCAGGCCGACAGGCGCTGGAGGATCTGGCCGGATTCCACGCATTTATCGATGCTTGGCAGCTATGGCCAAAACAAAGTCAACTGAGCTGGCAGAAGATTCAATACGCCCAACTGGGTGAGAAACGTGTGCCATCACAGTTAACCCTTGGCGCTATTCAGGCGTTGATCGAATTTATTGGTGGTGATGCTGAAAAGCGCAGCCAGCAGTGGCAACAACGTATCTCCCCTATTTTGGGTGTAAGCGATAAACTCTACCCTGCGCTGATTAAACAGCTCAAAAAGATAGGCTCTTTGAGCCTAGAAGAGGCACAGATGATCGCTCAAATCTTGCCCCAATTATCTCAAGGGGTGGGACGAGGTGGTTACCTGCGTGCCTTGCCACTTATCGGCGTGGACACCAAGTTTATGGAGACCCATCAATCACTTATCACGCCGTTGCTGGATGTTTTGCATGATGGTGCAATCAGTGAGTATGGCGGTTTAATGGCATGGCTGGATTGTATTGAGGTTCCGGGTGACTGGCTCTTGGTTAGGCCGCTTTGTTCTGCTACAACACAAGCGATGGGGGGGCTCTCCATTTTGCGGGTTCCTAGCGAGACCTTGCTTTCAACTCCGTTACCGGGAGAGCGCCTGATCGTCGTGGAAAATGATCAATCGGGTTATGCTTTGCCAGCGTTGCCTAACACGATTGCCGTTATTGGCGGTGGCCGAAATTTGGCTTGGATGGCGGCACGCTGGTTACGCCAAAAAAAAATTGGTTATTGGGGAGATCTGGATAGTTGGGGTTTTCTATTTCTGTCGGAAGCGAGGCAGCACCAGCCCCACGTTGAAAGCTTGCTAATGGACCGGGAGACGCTCCTGAGTCATCACAAGCGTATGGTGAAAGAGCCTGACTCTTATACAGGTTTGCCGGGGTCTCTGACCGAGGCTGAGCGAACGGTATTTCAGGAGATTAGAGATGGGATTCATGGCAATACCCGCTTGGAGCAAGAGCGACTATCGGCTGATCATGTATTTAACCGGCTCTTGTCTTGGCAAGGTAATCCCCTGCTAATCCCAATAGATTGA
- a CDS encoding CDP-6-deoxy-delta-3,4-glucoseen reductase: MSFTVKIQPSGHSFTVEENERILDAALKAGISFPYGCRSGGCWACRGTILEGEIDYGDFTPRFSEEEIAKKSALFCVSTAISDLTIEMNEISGVKDIEIKNLPTRVHEMEKLSDDVMKVKLLIPPTERLQFLSGQYIEIIMKDDRRRAFSIANAPFDDKYLELHIKYIPGGDFTEYVFNEMKVRDLLRFEGPLGTFTLREESMRPMIMLATGTGFAPIKSILEHAFSEGVKRPIYFYWGGRHERDFYMDEQVKAWADQYPNLNYIPVASQPSENWQGRTGHIQSAVLEDFNSLAGYEVYACGNPAMVQEGFELLTKKGVKPENYLSDAFTFSSK; the protein is encoded by the coding sequence ATGAGCTTTACCGTAAAAATACAGCCAAGCGGACACAGCTTCACCGTAGAAGAAAATGAACGCATTCTGGATGCCGCACTCAAAGCGGGCATCAGCTTCCCCTACGGCTGCCGTAGCGGTGGCTGTTGGGCTTGTCGTGGAACCATCCTCGAAGGTGAAATCGATTATGGTGACTTCACACCCCGCTTCTCGGAAGAGGAGATCGCCAAAAAAAGCGCACTGTTTTGTGTCTCAACCGCCATCAGCGACCTCACAATCGAGATGAATGAGATTTCAGGGGTTAAAGATATTGAGATCAAGAACCTGCCAACGCGGGTACATGAGATGGAGAAACTCTCCGACGATGTCATGAAAGTTAAACTACTGATTCCACCCACCGAGCGGCTGCAGTTCCTTTCGGGTCAGTACATCGAAATCATCATGAAAGATGATCGTCGCCGCGCCTTCTCCATTGCCAATGCACCCTTTGATGACAAATATCTGGAACTGCACATCAAATACATCCCCGGTGGCGACTTCACAGAGTACGTCTTCAATGAGATGAAAGTACGTGACCTGCTGCGCTTTGAAGGCCCACTCGGGACATTCACCCTGCGTGAAGAGTCCATGAGGCCGATGATTATGCTAGCAACCGGCACCGGCTTTGCCCCGATAAAATCGATACTTGAACACGCCTTCTCCGAAGGCGTTAAACGCCCAATCTACTTCTACTGGGGCGGCCGCCATGAACGCGATTTTTATATGGATGAGCAGGTTAAAGCGTGGGCCGATCAATACCCAAACCTAAACTACATCCCGGTGGCCTCCCAGCCCAGTGAAAACTGGCAGGGCCGCACCGGTCATATACAGAGCGCCGTATTGGAAGACTTTAACTCTCTGGCAGGCTATGAAGTCTACGCCTGTGGCAACCCGGCCATGGTTCAAGAGGGGTTTGAGTTATTGACCAAGAAAGGGGTCAAGCCAGAAAATTATCTATCAGATGCCTTTACCTTCTCAAGCAAATAA
- the mnmG gene encoding tRNA uridine-5-carboxymethylaminomethyl(34) synthesis enzyme MnmG, whose amino-acid sequence MFYQDKFDVIVVGGGHAGTEAALAAARMGVNTLLITHNIDTLGQMSCNPAIGGIGKGHLVKEVDALGGLMAHAADVSGIQFRTLNASKGPAVRATRAQADRLLYKAAVRETVENQANLTLFQQSVDDLIVEGGRVTGVVTKMGLKFAAPTVVLTVGTFLGGRIHIGLESFEGGRAGDPPANALCQRLRELPFTVDRLKTGTPPRVDGRTVNFELLEAQPGDNPLPTFSFIGNAAQHPRQIPCYITHTNEQTHEIIRGGMDRSPMYTGVIDGVGPRYCPSIEDKVTRFSDKNAHQIFVEPEGLTTHEIYPNGISTSLPFDVQIALVRSMKGFEKAHIVRPGYAIEYDFFDPRGLKNTLETKPMPGLFFAGQINGTTGYEEAAAQGLLAGVNAALQIQGKEPWCPRRDEAYIGVMVDDLITKGTQEPYRMFTSRAEYRLMLREDNADLRLTPKGRELGLISDDRWHAFEVKRNAIEQERQRMRVTWLSPKKVDPALLKAAIGQTLSREYNLEDLLRRPEVNYTALMSLDAAGPGVDEPIVAEQVEVQVKYAGYIERQRDEIARASRNEESKIPTDFDYDSVSGLSAEVSQKLITHRPQTIGQASRIPGVTPAAISLLLVFLKKRTQK is encoded by the coding sequence ATGTTTTATCAAGATAAGTTTGATGTGATTGTGGTGGGTGGCGGCCACGCGGGAACCGAGGCTGCGCTGGCTGCTGCGCGCATGGGGGTTAATACACTACTGATAACCCATAATATCGATACCCTTGGGCAAATGTCTTGTAATCCGGCCATTGGTGGTATTGGTAAAGGGCATTTGGTGAAGGAGGTGGATGCGCTCGGCGGGCTGATGGCTCATGCAGCGGATGTATCGGGCATTCAGTTTCGTACCCTTAATGCCAGCAAAGGCCCGGCGGTACGTGCGACACGCGCACAAGCTGATCGCCTGCTTTATAAGGCTGCCGTGCGAGAGACTGTTGAAAATCAAGCTAACTTGACGCTGTTTCAACAATCGGTGGATGATTTAATTGTTGAGGGTGGTCGCGTGACTGGGGTGGTCACCAAGATGGGTTTGAAATTCGCAGCGCCTACTGTCGTGCTTACAGTGGGCACATTCTTAGGTGGACGCATTCACATCGGGCTGGAGAGCTTTGAAGGTGGCCGTGCGGGTGATCCACCTGCCAATGCCCTCTGCCAACGCCTGCGTGAGCTACCCTTTACGGTGGATCGCCTGAAAACAGGCACCCCACCACGAGTTGATGGCCGCACTGTCAATTTTGAACTGTTAGAGGCGCAGCCGGGAGATAACCCGCTACCGACGTTCTCTTTTATCGGTAATGCAGCGCAACACCCGCGACAGATCCCTTGCTATATCACCCACACCAATGAGCAGACCCACGAAATCATTCGTGGTGGTATGGACCGCTCACCGATGTACACGGGGGTGATTGATGGCGTTGGGCCACGCTATTGTCCTTCCATCGAAGATAAAGTAACCCGTTTTTCCGATAAAAACGCTCATCAGATCTTTGTCGAGCCGGAGGGGTTAACCACGCACGAAATCTACCCCAATGGTATCTCCACCTCGCTGCCGTTTGATGTACAAATAGCGCTGGTACGCTCAATGAAAGGCTTTGAGAAAGCGCATATCGTGCGGCCTGGCTATGCCATTGAGTATGATTTTTTCGATCCGCGGGGCCTCAAAAATACGCTGGAGACCAAGCCGATGCCAGGCCTGTTTTTTGCTGGGCAGATTAATGGCACTACAGGCTATGAGGAGGCTGCCGCTCAGGGGTTACTCGCTGGCGTCAATGCGGCGCTACAGATTCAAGGAAAAGAGCCGTGGTGCCCGCGCCGAGATGAAGCCTATATCGGTGTGATGGTTGACGATCTCATCACTAAAGGCACCCAGGAACCTTATCGTATGTTTACCTCGCGGGCAGAGTATCGCCTCATGTTACGCGAAGATAATGCTGACTTGCGCTTAACACCAAAAGGGCGAGAGCTAGGCCTGATAAGTGATGATCGCTGGCACGCCTTTGAGGTAAAACGAAATGCCATAGAGCAAGAGCGCCAGCGCATGCGGGTTACTTGGCTATCACCAAAAAAAGTTGATCCGGCACTGCTTAAAGCAGCCATCGGCCAGACATTGAGTCGTGAATATAATCTGGAAGATTTACTGCGCCGCCCCGAAGTTAATTACACTGCGTTGATGAGCCTCGATGCTGCCGGGCCGGGAGTGGATGAGCCAATCGTTGCTGAGCAAGTTGAAGTGCAGGTGAAATATGCAGGCTACATTGAGCGGCAACGCGATGAAATTGCACGGGCCAGTCGCAATGAAGAGAGTAAAATCCCTACTGACTTCGATTATGACAGCGTCTCAGGACTCTCCGCAGAAGTATCCCAAAAATTGATAACCCATCGACCCCAAACCATTGGCCAAGCTTCACGTATTCCAGGTGTAACGCCTGCGGCTATTTCGTTGCTATTGGTCTTTCTAAAAAAGAGAACTCAGAAATGA
- a CDS encoding AAA family ATPase, whose protein sequence is MNHRVSELFSCGQIRLAELSVCNWGSFHGLHTARIDPEGTLITGDNGAGKSTLIDGLMALLLSSKASFNMAAAQGDRSDRSLVSYIRGSHGLSHDGAQTKTNYKREGAVVSGLRAMYRADDGSVITLVVMFWNTKPTSVAADFKRIYLVAKRNLSLEELLKVFGEGEARQLKKVLRDDPLVKSFDAFNDYQAYYRDCLHMDNRNAPNLLSRALGLKKIDDLTTLIRDLVLEPNNIRDDARNTVAEFDDLVATHQQLLDARSQHEKLCGLPEIENTLHECQQQIELLSTERDGLSIYFGEICADLWRQRIAKIEHELAAVRQKLAELRRQEEDATGQVEQRHVDYVQAGGDRVEAAKDKLTQTKRRLSEVSTAAGKYQKDAREASLDDVLIEDAYVENQKQIQSMQLSFKDQADTFIDALTEAGRKLYEVKEKLDALQKQILGIEAHPGSNIDFAYQKLRDDIVDSLTLDKESLMFVGELIDVKPDQISWHGAIERVIGGRRTALIVPEDCYRLVTRWLNDRHTGLNVTVQVAWQVSGQTQFKADGYLRKLAWLDHPYREWLKHYLARTDLHCVDSAKELNETPFSMTREGLFQYEKGRFNKNDRTPVDNRRSWQLGFSNKSRLSILKQDERALKTHIELLDKAVSVARKKHDNCQSSVRLWQKLAEVQWDEIDVPRWQHQTEQAQAALDNLTRSGSDLEKAQQAWDEAKERLKAIQSDKDSAQKTEGMIESRLVGAQSQLDNANRAAAPGLAEGVREALQKRVAEQDALDIDRVTSIEAQQRRDIESELDRMHNKRQSAQNRAIGIISSFRSGWEVLAAEWGADMRSLPQYLEHLSQLEEEGLPALVEQFQVRLTKCALQSLAGIRSSMDSEREEINDRIDTINRVLKRTEFRQGSHLKLRTQRDSYPHVDEFNRQLTRVLGDHSDDDEARFQQLKSVIEILDKASNPATANTLESQRLLDPRFQLSFFAEELDSQNGDVRDVLHSSSGKSGGEKESFAGTIVAASLAYVLTPDGYDHPVYSTVFLDEAFSNTAETVSRRVLRVFQELKIHVNLITPYKNLNLARESARSLLIAERNSSTHESHLCEVTWEEVDRRLSQHRQNKIKRDAQAMGVEL, encoded by the coding sequence ATGAATCATAGGGTCTCTGAACTCTTCAGTTGTGGCCAGATTCGTTTGGCGGAGTTGTCTGTCTGTAATTGGGGTTCGTTTCACGGACTGCATACGGCACGGATCGACCCTGAGGGTACCCTTATTACCGGCGATAACGGCGCAGGGAAATCGACACTGATTGATGGCCTGATGGCACTGTTATTGAGCAGCAAGGCATCCTTTAATATGGCGGCGGCTCAAGGTGATCGCAGTGATCGTTCCCTTGTCTCTTATATTCGCGGCAGTCACGGCTTAAGCCATGATGGTGCCCAGACAAAAACTAACTACAAACGTGAAGGTGCTGTGGTTTCAGGGCTGCGCGCCATGTATCGAGCCGATGACGGCTCTGTGATTACCTTGGTCGTCATGTTCTGGAACACCAAACCCACCAGTGTGGCGGCTGATTTTAAGCGCATCTATCTTGTGGCGAAACGCAACCTGAGCCTAGAGGAGCTACTGAAGGTGTTTGGTGAGGGCGAGGCGCGGCAACTAAAAAAGGTGTTGCGCGATGACCCATTAGTCAAGTCGTTTGACGCCTTCAATGACTATCAGGCCTATTATCGGGATTGCCTGCACATGGATAATCGCAATGCGCCCAACTTGCTTTCGCGTGCCCTGGGATTAAAGAAGATTGATGACCTGACCACGCTGATTCGTGATCTTGTGCTGGAACCCAATAATATTCGTGACGATGCTCGAAATACTGTGGCTGAGTTTGATGATTTGGTGGCAACACATCAACAGCTACTGGATGCTCGCAGTCAGCATGAGAAGCTCTGTGGCCTGCCTGAAATTGAGAATACGCTGCATGAGTGTCAACAACAGATTGAGTTGTTGAGTACGGAGCGTGATGGGCTTTCGATCTATTTTGGTGAGATTTGCGCCGACTTGTGGCGGCAGCGGATTGCGAAAATCGAGCATGAGTTGGCGGCTGTTCGTCAAAAGTTGGCTGAGCTGCGTCGCCAGGAGGAGGATGCAACAGGGCAGGTGGAGCAGCGTCATGTTGATTATGTTCAGGCCGGTGGCGACCGGGTTGAAGCGGCCAAGGATAAATTGACGCAGACGAAGCGCCGTTTGTCTGAGGTGAGTACCGCTGCCGGAAAATACCAGAAAGATGCAAGGGAAGCCAGTCTCGATGATGTTCTGATTGAAGACGCATATGTGGAAAATCAAAAGCAAATACAGAGTATGCAGCTCTCTTTCAAAGACCAAGCAGATACCTTCATCGATGCGTTGACAGAGGCAGGGCGCAAGTTGTATGAGGTGAAAGAGAAGCTTGATGCTTTACAGAAACAGATTTTAGGAATAGAGGCGCACCCAGGTTCCAATATAGATTTTGCCTACCAAAAATTAAGGGACGATATTGTTGATAGCCTGACTCTCGATAAAGAGAGCTTGATGTTTGTTGGTGAGCTAATCGATGTAAAGCCGGATCAAATCTCATGGCATGGTGCAATCGAAAGGGTGATTGGAGGACGTCGAACCGCTTTAATTGTGCCTGAAGATTGTTACCGACTGGTGACTCGCTGGTTGAATGATCGGCATACCGGGTTGAATGTGACCGTTCAGGTTGCATGGCAAGTATCGGGGCAGACGCAATTTAAAGCCGATGGTTATCTTAGAAAATTGGCGTGGCTGGATCACCCCTACCGAGAGTGGTTAAAGCACTATCTCGCACGTACAGATCTTCACTGCGTTGACTCGGCAAAAGAGCTGAATGAAACACCTTTTTCAATGACGCGAGAAGGTTTGTTTCAATATGAAAAAGGTCGGTTTAATAAGAATGACAGGACTCCGGTTGATAATCGGCGTAGTTGGCAGTTGGGCTTTTCGAATAAGTCTAGGTTATCGATTCTTAAACAAGATGAACGGGCCTTAAAAACACACATAGAGCTGCTTGATAAAGCGGTAAGCGTTGCCCGAAAAAAACATGATAACTGCCAGTCTAGCGTTCGTTTATGGCAGAAACTTGCTGAGGTTCAGTGGGATGAAATCGATGTGCCCCGTTGGCAGCATCAAACCGAACAGGCTCAGGCGGCGCTTGATAATTTGACGCGCTCCGGTAGTGATTTAGAAAAGGCACAGCAAGCGTGGGATGAAGCAAAGGAGAGGCTTAAGGCGATCCAAAGTGATAAAGACAGCGCACAAAAAACGGAGGGGATGATTGAAAGCCGGCTGGTAGGTGCGCAGTCGCAACTGGACAATGCCAACCGTGCCGCCGCACCTGGGTTAGCGGAGGGTGTTCGCGAAGCATTGCAGAAAAGAGTGGCTGAACAGGATGCGCTGGATATTGATCGCGTGACCTCAATTGAGGCGCAACAGCGGCGCGATATTGAGAGTGAATTAGACCGGATGCACAACAAGCGCCAATCTGCACAAAACCGAGCGATAGGCATTATCTCTTCGTTCCGCAGCGGATGGGAGGTGCTTGCCGCAGAGTGGGGGGCCGATATGAGAAGTCTGCCCCAGTATCTTGAACATCTGTCGCAGCTTGAAGAGGAAGGACTGCCCGCGTTGGTGGAGCAGTTTCAGGTGCGCCTGACCAAGTGCGCTCTGCAATCTTTAGCAGGCATACGCTCCAGCATGGATTCAGAGCGGGAAGAGATCAACGACCGTATCGACACGATTAACCGGGTGCTGAAACGCACCGAGTTTCGTCAGGGAAGTCATTTGAAGCTTCGTACTCAGCGGGATAGTTATCCCCATGTGGATGAGTTTAACCGCCAATTAACCCGTGTGCTGGGTGATCATAGCGACGATGATGAGGCGCGCTTTCAGCAGCTTAAATCGGTGATTGAAATACTGGATAAAGCCAGTAATCCAGCGACCGCAAATACACTGGAGAGCCAACGATTGCTCGATCCGCGCTTTCAGCTCTCCTTTTTTGCCGAGGAGCTGGACTCTCAAAATGGTGATGTACGGGATGTGTTGCACTCTTCCAGTGGCAAGTCTGGTGGCGAGAAAGAGTCGTTTGCTGGCACCATCGTCGCGGCGAGTTTGGCTTATGTGCTGACGCCGGATGGTTATGACCACCCTGTCTATAGCACGGTGTTTTTGGATGAGGCTTTTTCCAATACGGCGGAGACGGTGAGCCGCCGGGTGTTGCGGGTATTCCAGGAGCTAAAGATTCATGTCAATCTGATTACGCCTTACAAAAACCTTAACTTAGCTCGCGAGTCTGCCCGTTCATTATTGATTGCCGAGCGCAATAGCAGTACCCATGAGAGCCACCTCTGTGAAGTCACTTGGGAAGAGGTTGACCGCCGCTTATCACAGCATCGGCAGAATAAAATTAAGAGAGATGCCCAAGCGATGGGTGTGGAGCTGTGA
- a CDS encoding DUF3375 domain-containing protein, whose protein sequence is MSLPALHSRYSRLQSEHATWRLLRAANAPLIMAFITELFREESEIPFARARVVLQSELDRLADDGREVEKGAGAYLREWIQAGWLRELDDQLTGTDACDVALRFCQNLEQREVNASASHLRIVQDAVTQLAVDLSPNPQERITLLEHKKAALQREIDQLLSGVVHELSAAEQRERIREVYQLASVLTGDFRRVEDDIRGLDQSLRVQMIESGGSRGDVILALIEQEQMLADSDAGRAFDSFFQLLCDQNRSVEFREQLRSVLSRSAAEHLSAEESRFLGHLVRELTRESQRVFQVRRRTEESLRSYIESGAHKENLAVENLLRQLEQVAVRFNESDISLDRAIPLALTSGSVKVGSIDSMGLRVPEEQLDIENIQAQENSSDPSSAMLDCLESVQIVEIAARMRDALRNSGPMTVGCMIQQHAVEAGLEELVAYLRVAKNVGAALLEEKEQVTVKDRSGIRIQAAIPCYQLSAEMFPEDISEVAV, encoded by the coding sequence ATGAGCCTGCCAGCCCTTCACTCCCGTTATAGTCGCCTGCAATCTGAGCATGCCACCTGGCGCCTGTTGCGTGCCGCTAATGCCCCTTTGATTATGGCGTTTATCACGGAGCTGTTTCGGGAGGAGAGTGAAATTCCCTTCGCGCGCGCGCGGGTTGTGTTGCAATCCGAGTTGGATCGCCTAGCGGATGATGGGCGGGAGGTGGAAAAAGGGGCGGGTGCTTATCTGCGTGAATGGATACAGGCGGGTTGGTTGCGCGAGCTGGATGATCAACTGACCGGCACCGATGCCTGTGATGTGGCTTTGCGTTTTTGCCAAAATCTGGAACAGCGCGAGGTGAATGCCTCTGCCTCCCATCTGCGTATTGTGCAAGATGCGGTGACTCAGCTTGCCGTCGACTTAAGCCCTAATCCACAAGAACGCATTACGCTGCTGGAGCATAAAAAAGCAGCTTTGCAGCGTGAAATCGATCAGCTATTGAGTGGCGTGGTGCATGAGCTTTCCGCTGCCGAGCAACGGGAGCGTATTCGAGAGGTGTATCAATTGGCATCGGTTTTGACCGGTGATTTCCGCCGTGTTGAGGATGATATTCGTGGTCTGGATCAGAGCCTCAGGGTGCAGATGATCGAGTCCGGTGGTAGCCGGGGCGATGTGATTCTGGCGCTGATTGAGCAAGAGCAGATGTTGGCGGATTCGGACGCTGGGCGGGCATTTGATAGCTTCTTTCAGTTACTGTGCGATCAAAATCGCAGTGTGGAGTTTCGCGAGCAGCTACGTTCGGTGTTGAGCCGCTCGGCGGCGGAGCATCTTTCGGCGGAGGAGTCGCGTTTTCTTGGCCACTTGGTGCGTGAGTTAACACGGGAGAGTCAGCGTGTTTTTCAGGTGCGTCGTCGCACGGAAGAGAGCCTAAGGTCTTACATTGAAAGCGGTGCCCATAAGGAAAATCTTGCGGTGGAGAATCTGTTGCGCCAGCTAGAGCAGGTCGCGGTTCGATTCAATGAAAGTGATATCTCACTCGATAGAGCGATTCCTTTGGCGCTGACCAGTGGCAGTGTGAAAGTGGGCTCTATTGATAGTATGGGTTTGCGGGTACCTGAAGAGCAGTTGGATATTGAGAATATTCAGGCACAGGAGAACAGCTCAGACCCGAGTAGTGCGATGCTGGATTGTTTGGAGAGTGTTCAAATAGTTGAAATTGCGGCACGAATGCGCGACGCCTTGCGTAACAGTGGCCCGATGACGGTGGGCTGTATGATTCAACAGCACGCTGTTGAGGCGGGGTTGGAAGAGTTGGTGGCCTATTTGCGGGTGGCAAAAAATGTCGGGGCTGCACTACTGGAAGAGAAGGAGCAAGTGACGGTGAAGGATCGAAGTGGAATCCGTATTCAGGCGGCTATTCCCTGCTATCAGTTAAGTGCTGAGATGTTTCCAGAGGATATTAGTGAGGTGGCGGTATGA
- the rsmG gene encoding 16S rRNA (guanine(527)-N(7))-methyltransferase RsmG gives MSLREQLATGCQQLNLAVNEAQLEALLHYQATLLKWNRVYNLTAITEPRQMVTHHLLDSLAVLPYLQGNRIVDVGCGGGLPGIVLAIMSPEKQFVLLDSNSKKTRFVKQAVIELKLKNVKVQHSRVEQYQPEQPFDMVLSRAFASLADMLRWCAHLKAKDGIFLAMKGVSPLEELQQLADNFHLIKQHQLVVPGLDAERHIVLIDSQNQNG, from the coding sequence ATGAGCCTGCGTGAGCAACTTGCCACAGGCTGTCAACAGCTCAACTTAGCCGTTAACGAGGCGCAACTCGAGGCACTATTACACTACCAGGCGACGCTACTGAAGTGGAACAGAGTCTATAACCTGACAGCCATTACCGAGCCTCGGCAGATGGTTACCCACCATTTGCTGGACAGCCTCGCAGTACTGCCCTACCTACAGGGAAATCGCATCGTTGACGTGGGGTGTGGCGGCGGCTTACCCGGCATCGTACTGGCTATTATGTCGCCTGAAAAACAGTTCGTTTTGCTTGACAGCAATAGCAAAAAAACACGCTTTGTTAAGCAAGCAGTGATTGAGTTGAAACTGAAAAATGTTAAGGTGCAGCATAGCCGGGTAGAGCAGTATCAACCTGAACAGCCATTTGATATGGTGCTGTCCCGTGCCTTTGCTTCACTGGCAGACATGTTGCGCTGGTGTGCACACCTGAAAGCGAAAGATGGTATATTTCTCGCGATGAAAGGCGTAAGCCCGCTTGAAGAGCTGCAACAGCTTGCGGATAATTTCCACCTCATCAAGCAACATCAGCTAGTGGTGCCGGGACTGGATGCCGAGCGTCATATCGTGTTAATTGATTCACAGAATCAGAACGGGTAA
- a CDS encoding DUF4194 domain-containing protein: MSDPPDTEPNFFDRLAATTGEQQGELMSDAVDVEEVAVDEALLPDGVDDDATTTAPSKGRFSPELRRALVELMRSGVVLAHVKPQVYELLCRHQALVEDHLADMYLRLLIDPLAGVALLLQRQEQADFEDEEERSALISRRTLSLYDTLLLLVLRKHYQERQSVGEQQVIIDMDRIESQLAPFLPLTNSSRSDRRKLSGAITKMKEKKLLSPVRGDDERLEITPVIRYVVSAEFLERMLVEYQSLAGSVNGEGEVS, translated from the coding sequence ATGAGCGATCCCCCAGACACTGAGCCGAATTTTTTTGATCGACTGGCTGCGACAACTGGAGAGCAACAGGGTGAATTAATGTCTGATGCTGTTGATGTGGAAGAGGTCGCTGTAGATGAGGCTTTGTTGCCAGATGGTGTCGACGATGACGCCACAACTACTGCTCCAAGCAAGGGCCGTTTTTCCCCAGAGCTTCGCCGTGCCCTGGTTGAACTCATGCGCAGCGGCGTGGTGTTGGCTCACGTCAAACCACAGGTATATGAACTGTTATGTCGACACCAGGCCTTGGTCGAAGATCACCTGGCCGATATGTATCTGCGCCTGCTGATAGATCCACTCGCCGGTGTGGCACTTCTGCTCCAACGGCAGGAGCAAGCGGATTTTGAGGACGAAGAGGAGCGCTCGGCGCTGATCAGTCGCCGAACACTCTCCCTCTACGATACCCTGCTGTTGCTGGTGTTAAGAAAGCACTATCAAGAGCGTCAAAGTGTTGGTGAGCAGCAGGTGATTATCGATATGGATCGCATTGAATCCCAACTTGCCCCTTTTTTACCGCTGACCAATAGCAGTCGCAGTGACCGCCGTAAATTGAGCGGTGCGATCACTAAGATGAAAGAGAAAAAATTGTTAAGTCCGGTAAGGGGTGATGATGAACGCTTGGAGATTACGCCGGTGATTCGCTATGTGGTGAGTGCTGAGTTTTTGGAGCGGATGTTGGTAGAGTATCAATCGTTAGCAGGGAGCGTCAATGGTGAAGGCGAAGTGTCATGA